In Deltaproteobacteria bacterium, the genomic window CAGCCGTTGGATTTCCCTTCGAAGACTTTGAAAAGGTGAGTGAATATATTGAGTATCTTTCAATAAAAGCTGTTGGTAATTCAAGGAATAAAGGTGCATACGCGCAGCTTATGAAAAAGGAAGCAGAATTTATAGCACGTTGAAATTAATAACCATAAAAAAAGGAGAAATGAACATGCCGTGGATCGTAGGTTATCCGAGGGATAAGGTTAGTTGGTATCCAATAATTGACCCGCAAAAATGCTTAAAAGACAAATGTGCCATCTGCATGAATTGCGGGCAGAAGGTGTTTGAGTGGACCAAAGACGGTCCCAAAGTAGTGAACCCGAACAGTTGTGTCGTGGGATGTACGACATGCGGCAATCTGTGCCGCGGAACAGCTATCAGCTTTCCTGATAAAAAGGAATTAAGACTGCTCTATGCGAAAGAGAAGATATGGGATAAGGTACATGAGCAGCTTGAAAAAGATGGAAAGCTGAAAATTGTAAACCATGAACAGGCGGCTGTACCCTCTCAAACTTAAGTTTTTCTGGTTAAGGAAACATGGGCGTAGCGAAGCTACACCCATGCCTTCTTCCAGCACACGGTACTTATCCTTTATATTAAATATGCTTGATACGTAGGGTTTGATATTCAGCTTGACGAATAGTGAGCATATGCTTATAATTAATTATAAAGACTTAAAAAAAGCCCTAATTAAGGAGGTGAATTATATGTATGGACATGAAGGTTGCCGTCATGAAGGCTATGGCAGGGGCATATGGGAAAGCGGGCATCAGCATCACAGAGG contains:
- a CDS encoding ferredoxin family protein, producing the protein MPWIVGYPRDKVSWYPIIDPQKCLKDKCAICMNCGQKVFEWTKDGPKVVNPNSCVVGCTTCGNLCRGTAISFPDKKELRLLYAKEKIWDKVHEQLEKDGKLKIVNHEQAAVPSQT